A stretch of the Vigna radiata var. radiata cultivar VC1973A chromosome 7, Vradiata_ver6, whole genome shotgun sequence genome encodes the following:
- the LOC106765435 gene encoding dihydrolipoyl dehydrogenase 2, chloroplastic, whose protein sequence is MQSSLSLSFSATSSSAATVSRSRHSFHVPEVTPLNLRFCGLRREAFDSGLSASLNRHHSHLPRRPHSAAVSAALSTNGSPPKSFDYDLLIIGAGVGGHGAALHAVEKGLKTAIVEGDVVGGTCVNRGCVPSKALLAVSGRMRELKSDHHLKSFGLQVSAAGYDRQGVADHANNLASKIRNNLTNSMKALGVDILTGFGTILGPQKVKVGSSNKVVTAKDIIIATGSVPFVPKGIEVDGKTVITSDHALKLESVPDWIAIVGSGYIGLEFSDVYTALGSEVTFVEALDQLMPGFDPEISKLAQRVLINPRNIDYHTGVFATKITPARDGKPVLIELIDAKTKEPKETLEVDAALIATGRAPFTQNLGLDNIDVVTQRGFVPVDERMRVIDANGKLVPHLFCIGDANGKMMLAHAASAQGISVVEQVTGRDHVLNHLSIPAACFTHPEISMVGLTEPQAREKGEKEGFEVSVAKTSFKANTKALAENEGEGLAKLIYRPDNGEILGVHIFGLHAADLIHEASNAIALGTRIQDIKFAVHAHPTLSEVLDELFKSAKVKAQASSPVSEPVAV, encoded by the exons ATGCAATCCTCGCTTTCACTCTCGTTCTCTGCCACCTCCTCCTCCGCCGCCACCGTCTCCAGATCACGCCACTCCTTCCACGTCCCCGAGGTCACGCCTCTCAATCTCCGCTTCTGCGGCTTGCGGCGTGAGGCATTTGATTCAGGTCTCTCTGCTTCTCTCAACCGCCACCACTCCCACCTCCCTCGCCGCCCTCACTCCGCTGCAGTCTCGGCCGCGCTCTCCACCAATGGCAGCCCTCCCAAATCGTTCGACTACGATTTGCTCATTATCGGCGCCGGCGTTGGTGGCCACGGCGCAGCGCTTCATGCCGTCGAGAAG GGTTTAAAAACCGCAATTGTGGAAGGAGATGTGGTGGGAGGGACATGTGTGAACAGAGGCTGTGTTCCATCGAAAGCTCTTTTGGCAGTGAGTGGTCGTATGCGAGAACTGAAGAGCGATCATCACTTGAAGTCCTTCGGCTTACAG GTATCTGCGGCTGGGTATGACAGACAAGGAGTCGCTGATCATGCTAATAATCTTGCTTCAAAAATTCGTAACAATTTGACCAACTCAATGAAAGCGCTTGGAGTGGACATACTTACTGGTTTTGGAACCATATTG GGCCCTCAAAAGGTGAAAGTTGGCTCTTCAAACAAAGTAGTAACTGCTAAAGATATCATCATTGCTACCGGGTCTGTTCCTTTTGTACCAAAGGGCATCGAAGTTGATG GGAAGACTGTGATTACCAGTGACCATGCACTTAAACTGGAGTCTGTTCCTGATTGGATAGCAATTGTAGGAAGTGGGTATATTGGCCTTGAATTCAGTGATGTCTATACAGCACTTGGAAGTGAG GTTACTTTTGTAGAGGCTTTAGATCAACTTATGCCTGGATTTGATCCTGAAATTAGCAAGTTGGCTCAGAGGGTCCTTATAAATCCCCGGAATATTGATTACCATACTGGAGTTTTCGCCACCAAG atcACACCTGCAAGGGATGGAAAACCTGTCTTGATCGAACTTATTGATGCAAAAACTAAGGAGCCAAAGGAGACTTTGGAG GTGGATGCTGCACTAATAGCAACTGGCAGGGCTCCATTCACACAAAATCTTGGATTGGACAAT ATTGATGTCGTAACACAGCGTGGCTTTGTTCCCGTGGATGAGCGCATGCGTGTAATTGATGCAAATGGCAAACTG GTGCCGCATTTATTCTGTATTGGTGATGCAAATGGCAAGATGATGCTTGCTCATGCTGCCAGTGCGCAAGGAATTTCAG TGGTTGAACAAGTTACTGGAAGAGATCATGTGCTGAATCATTTAAGCATCCCAGCTGCTTGTTTCACTCATCCTGAAATAAGCATGGTTGGGTTAACAGAg CCTCAAGCAAGGGAGAAAGGGGAAAAAGAGGGGTTTGAAGTAAGTGTTGCCAAAACAAGTTTTAAAGCAAACACGAAGGCCCTAGCAGAAAACGAAGGAGAGGGACTTGCCAAG TTGATATACAGGCCTGACAATGGAGAGATACTGGGAGTTCATATTTTTGGTTTGCATGCAGCAGATCTCATCCATGAAGCATCCAATGCTATAGCATTAGGGACACGTATTCAG GACATAAAATTTGCAGTTCATGCACATCCAACCTTGTCCGAGGTTCTTGACGAACTATTCAAATCAGCAAAG GTTAAAGCACAAGCTTCTAGCCCAGTAAGTGAACCAGTTGCAGTCTAA